In Actinoplanes derwentensis, the following proteins share a genomic window:
- the istB gene encoding IS21-like element helper ATPase IstB, with amino-acid sequence MSRVPRAMTESAADAAIETSCRVLHLPTVRSQFSELITRAERDQLSYRGMLAELLMAECEERDRRRSQRRLQAAGFPRQKWLSDFDYTANPNINPGLVNNLANCDWVRSGQPLCLIGDSGTGKSHLLIGLGSAAAMAGFRVRYTLAAKLVNELVEAADDRQLTKTIARYGRVDLLCIDELGYLELDRRGAEMLFQVLTEREEKNSVAIASNESFSGWTRTFTDPRLCAAIVDRLTFNGTIIETGTDSYRLSRTAAKQPATSRS; translated from the coding sequence GTGAGCCGTGTTCCTCGAGCCATGACCGAAAGCGCCGCCGACGCGGCGATCGAGACCTCCTGCCGGGTCCTGCACCTGCCCACGGTCCGCAGCCAGTTCTCCGAACTGATCACCCGCGCCGAACGTGACCAGCTCAGCTATCGAGGCATGCTCGCCGAACTGCTGATGGCCGAATGCGAGGAACGGGACCGGCGCCGTTCCCAGCGGCGGCTGCAGGCAGCGGGCTTCCCCCGCCAGAAATGGCTCAGCGACTTCGACTACACCGCCAACCCGAACATCAACCCCGGCCTGGTCAACAACCTCGCCAACTGCGACTGGGTCCGCTCCGGCCAGCCACTCTGCCTGATCGGTGACTCCGGCACCGGCAAATCACACCTGCTAATCGGCCTCGGATCAGCAGCCGCGATGGCCGGGTTCCGGGTCCGCTACACCCTCGCCGCGAAGCTGGTCAACGAACTGGTCGAAGCCGCCGACGACCGGCAACTGACCAAGACCATCGCCCGTTACGGCCGGGTCGACCTGCTCTGCATCGACGAACTCGGCTACCTCGAACTCGACCGCCGCGGCGCGGAGATGCTGTTTCAAGTCCTGACCGAACGCGAAGAGAAGAACAGCGTCGCCATCGCATCCAACGAATCCTTCTCCGGCTGGACCCGCACCTTCACCGACCCACGGCTCTGCGCAGCGATCGTCGACCGGCTCACCTTCAATGGCACGATCATCGAGACCGGCACCGACTCCTACCGACTCTCCAGAACCGCCGCGAAACAACCCGCCACCAGCAGATCCTGA
- a CDS encoding pilus assembly protein TadG-related protein: protein MTCTPAPTTRRRIRAADRGTVTAFTVVWLAAALVLAGLVLDAGLAVSTKVNARAVANAAARAGARELDLAALRINGVIRIDQNKARTSAAGWSTRAGLRGTVTVTANTVTVSVTTSQPTQLLGLIGIRSIPVHATATAEAITP from the coding sequence ATGACTTGTACACCAGCACCTACGACCCGCCGTCGCATCCGTGCCGCCGATCGGGGGACGGTCACCGCGTTCACCGTCGTCTGGTTGGCCGCCGCCCTCGTCCTCGCCGGACTCGTCCTGGACGCCGGACTTGCCGTCTCGACGAAGGTCAACGCCCGCGCCGTCGCCAACGCCGCCGCCCGAGCCGGAGCACGGGAACTCGACCTGGCCGCCCTGCGAATCAACGGCGTCATCCGCATCGACCAGAACAAGGCCCGTACCTCCGCCGCAGGCTGGAGCACCCGCGCCGGACTACGCGGCACCGTCACCGTCACCGCGAACACCGTCACGGTCAGCGTGACCACCTCCCAGCCGACGCAACTGCTCGGCCTGATCGGTATCCGCAGCATCCCGGTCCACGCCACGGCGACCGCCGAAGCGATCACCCCCTAA
- the istA gene encoding IS21 family transposase: MTKVELFRRIRSDAVLEELSIRALARKHGVHRRFVREALTSAEPTPRRQPVRRSPRLDPVKKTIDEWLRADLEAPRKQRHTARRIKDRLAEELKADVPYSTVRDYVSTRRRQIAAEAGAPADGFIIRHNRPGADAEVDFGEVVICLAGIMTRCHLFAFRLAYSGLSVHRVTVSCGQEAFLEGHEYAFELIGGIPVGQIRYDNLSSAVRRVVFRSRSRMENPRWESFREHYGFTAFYCIPGLEGAHEKGGVEGQVGYYRRNRLTPVPAVATLEELNQRLAVADLADRDRKIRLRSRTIGEDFAAEAALLARLPAEKFGASLTLRPRVDREATVTVRMNNYSVPARFIGRKLQVTLGTTEVVIADGRTEIARHPRLPGRGGQRLLLDHYLEILLRKPGALAGSEALDQARREGTFTADHEAFWAAAKAATNEATGTRQLIQVLLLHRHLRGQDVTAGIRAALSVGAATADIVAVEARKAAQNAGPSPTITAGPPPAPPPPPPPPAVTERTLQRVARLPADHRPPPDLNRWDQLLHHRRKESS, translated from the coding sequence TTGACCAAGGTCGAACTGTTCCGCCGGATACGTTCTGACGCGGTGCTCGAAGAGCTCTCGATCCGGGCGCTGGCGCGTAAGCACGGGGTGCACCGCCGGTTTGTCCGGGAAGCGCTGACCTCGGCCGAGCCGACGCCGCGTCGGCAGCCGGTTCGCCGGTCGCCGCGGCTGGATCCGGTGAAGAAGACGATCGACGAGTGGCTGCGGGCGGATCTGGAAGCACCGCGCAAGCAGCGGCACACCGCTCGGCGGATCAAGGACCGGTTGGCAGAAGAGCTGAAAGCCGACGTCCCGTACTCGACGGTGCGTGACTACGTGTCGACGCGACGCCGGCAGATCGCGGCGGAAGCGGGTGCACCGGCGGACGGGTTCATCATCAGGCACAACCGGCCCGGCGCCGATGCCGAAGTCGACTTCGGTGAGGTCGTGATCTGCCTGGCCGGGATCATGACCCGCTGTCACCTGTTCGCGTTCCGGCTGGCCTACTCCGGCCTGTCGGTGCATCGCGTGACGGTGTCCTGCGGACAGGAAGCGTTCCTCGAAGGACACGAATACGCCTTCGAGCTGATCGGCGGGATCCCGGTCGGGCAGATCCGCTACGACAACTTGAGTTCGGCAGTGCGCCGGGTAGTCTTCCGGAGCCGATCAAGAATGGAAAACCCCAGGTGGGAAAGCTTCCGAGAGCACTATGGATTCACGGCTTTCTACTGCATCCCCGGGTTGGAAGGCGCTCATGAGAAGGGTGGCGTCGAAGGCCAGGTCGGCTACTACCGCCGCAACCGGCTGACCCCCGTCCCGGCCGTCGCCACCTTGGAAGAGCTGAACCAGCGGCTGGCGGTCGCCGATCTGGCCGACCGGGACCGCAAGATCCGGCTCCGGTCGAGGACCATCGGTGAGGACTTCGCCGCTGAGGCGGCGCTGCTGGCCCGGCTGCCGGCGGAGAAGTTCGGGGCTTCACTGACGCTGCGGCCGCGGGTCGATCGCGAGGCGACGGTGACCGTCCGGATGAACAACTACTCGGTCCCGGCCCGGTTCATCGGCCGCAAGCTGCAGGTCACGCTCGGCACCACCGAAGTGGTCATCGCCGACGGCCGCACCGAGATCGCCCGGCATCCCCGCCTGCCCGGACGCGGCGGCCAGCGGCTGCTGCTGGATCACTACCTGGAGATCCTGCTGCGCAAACCCGGAGCCCTCGCCGGGTCGGAAGCCCTCGACCAAGCACGCCGGGAAGGCACCTTCACCGCCGATCATGAAGCCTTCTGGGCAGCGGCGAAGGCCGCCACCAACGAGGCCACCGGCACCCGGCAACTGATCCAGGTCCTACTGCTGCACCGGCATCTGCGCGGTCAGGACGTGACCGCGGGCATCCGGGCCGCCCTGAGCGTCGGCGCCGCGACCGCTGACATCGTCGCGGTCGAAGCTCGCAAAGCCGCCCAGAACGCCGGCCCCTCACCCACGATCACGGCCGGGCCGCCGCCGGCACCACCGCCGCCACCGCCACCGCCAGCGGTCACCGAACGAACCTTGCAGCGAGTGGCGCGGTTGCCCGCCGATCATCGGCCGCCACCGGACCTAAACCGCTGGGACCAGCTGTTACACCACCGGAGAAAGGAATCATCGTGA
- a CDS encoding type II secretion system F family protein codes for MTALAALLGAGVGLGFLAVVAGLRPPAVGDPRRPSGIRFTREHVIRLAVAVAMAALAGLLTRWPVGAILAGIGAYALPIALGTNKKAARDLARTEAVAVWTEMLRDNLSGASGLEQSILVTAPYAPAAIKDEIDDLAAAVRLGHRLPIALAELRARLNDRTGRLVVRALIQASTRQSRQLADLLTELATRARARATLRLKIAPGHAKIRTNARVITAFTIVMAVGLILFNPTFLAPYRSLAGQLTLVVVGAIFAVGFLGIARLARIGVSEGART; via the coding sequence ATGACCGCACTCGCCGCCCTGCTCGGAGCGGGCGTCGGCCTCGGCTTCCTGGCGGTCGTCGCCGGTCTTCGGCCACCCGCAGTCGGCGACCCACGCCGTCCCTCCGGGATCCGGTTCACCCGTGAGCACGTCATCCGGCTCGCCGTCGCGGTGGCTATGGCCGCCCTGGCAGGGTTGCTGACCCGCTGGCCGGTCGGCGCGATCCTCGCCGGGATCGGCGCGTACGCGCTGCCAATCGCGCTGGGCACCAACAAGAAGGCGGCCCGCGACCTCGCGCGCACCGAGGCCGTCGCCGTCTGGACCGAGATGCTACGCGACAACCTGTCCGGGGCCTCTGGGCTTGAACAGTCCATCCTCGTCACCGCCCCGTACGCGCCGGCCGCCATCAAGGACGAGATCGACGATCTCGCCGCCGCCGTGCGTCTCGGTCACCGGCTACCGATCGCCCTGGCCGAGCTGCGCGCCCGGCTCAACGACCGGACCGGCCGGCTGGTGGTGCGGGCGCTGATCCAAGCCTCCACTCGCCAGTCCCGGCAGCTCGCCGACCTGCTGACCGAGCTGGCCACCCGGGCACGTGCCCGCGCCACCCTGCGACTGAAGATCGCCCCCGGGCACGCGAAAATCCGCACCAATGCCCGGGTGATCACCGCGTTCACGATCGTGATGGCGGTCGGGCTGATCCTGTTCAACCCGACGTTCCTCGCCCCGTACCGCAGCCTCGCCGGTCAGCTCACGCTCGTCGTGGTGGGTGCCATCTTCGCGGTCGGCTTCCTGGGCATCGCCCGCCTCGCCCGCATCGGCGTGAGCGAAGGAGCCCGAACATGA
- a CDS encoding CpaF family protein — MTMPLTTALSESDLVAELRAQVTQAMGAHAGGGLLPATERRVLAERYTGEALDALARQALDEGRAPLSAEAEARVARAVIDHIVGAGGLQHLLSNPEIENIHANGADEVFIRYVGGKSEVGPPIAESDEAMIEMIRALAAEAALGADLSGQGEERTFDRANPVLDMRLRDGERLCATMSVSSRPALAIRRPTMFNADLDDLMARGMLDEPLCRVIQAAMRAKLNMVFAGGTNTGKTTFARAAARAIPAHERLVTIEDQYELELKDPVAHPNVVMFQARRPNLEGVGAVPMTALVHTALRLDPDRVIVGETRGDEVIDLLKAMSQGNDGSFATIHASSSVQVFTRMKLYAKQSPEKLDFDASAMLIAEALDLVVHLDWTPTKTRVVSSVREVVGFDGGDVISNEVWRPGHERRAVPNTPLRTETLDRLEAAGLDPHLIDRVGW, encoded by the coding sequence ATGACCATGCCGCTGACTACAGCATTGTCCGAATCAGATCTCGTCGCGGAGCTTCGCGCGCAAGTCACCCAGGCGATGGGGGCGCATGCCGGAGGCGGCCTGCTGCCCGCCACCGAACGGCGCGTGCTCGCCGAGCGTTACACCGGCGAAGCTCTGGACGCCCTGGCTCGGCAGGCGCTCGACGAAGGGCGCGCCCCGCTGTCGGCGGAGGCCGAAGCCCGGGTGGCTCGCGCGGTCATCGACCACATCGTCGGCGCGGGCGGGCTGCAACACCTGCTGAGCAACCCCGAGATCGAGAACATCCACGCCAACGGCGCCGACGAGGTCTTCATCCGCTACGTCGGCGGTAAGTCAGAGGTCGGGCCGCCGATCGCCGAATCCGACGAAGCCATGATCGAAATGATCCGGGCGCTGGCCGCCGAGGCGGCGCTTGGGGCGGACCTGTCCGGCCAGGGCGAGGAACGCACCTTCGACCGCGCCAACCCGGTACTGGACATGCGGCTACGCGACGGGGAACGGTTGTGCGCGACGATGTCGGTGTCAAGCCGACCCGCGCTGGCGATCCGCCGCCCCACAATGTTCAACGCCGACCTCGACGACCTCATGGCCAGAGGCATGTTGGACGAGCCGCTGTGCCGGGTGATCCAGGCCGCGATGCGCGCCAAACTCAACATGGTCTTCGCGGGCGGCACCAACACCGGCAAGACCACGTTCGCCAGGGCCGCCGCCCGCGCCATCCCCGCGCACGAGCGGCTAGTCACCATCGAGGACCAGTACGAACTCGAACTCAAGGATCCGGTCGCACATCCGAACGTGGTGATGTTCCAGGCGCGGCGACCGAACCTCGAAGGCGTCGGCGCGGTCCCGATGACGGCACTGGTGCACACCGCCCTGCGCCTGGACCCAGATCGGGTGATCGTCGGTGAGACCCGCGGCGACGAAGTGATCGACCTGCTCAAAGCCATGAGCCAGGGCAACGACGGCAGCTTCGCCACGATCCACGCGTCCTCCAGCGTACAGGTGTTCACCCGGATGAAGCTGTACGCCAAGCAATCGCCCGAGAAGCTGGACTTCGACGCGAGCGCCATGCTGATCGCCGAAGCTCTCGATCTGGTCGTGCACCTGGACTGGACCCCGACGAAGACCCGCGTGGTGTCCAGCGTCCGGGAGGTCGTCGGTTTCGACGGCGGCGACGTGATCTCCAACGAAGTGTGGCGGCCCGGCCACGAACGACGCGCCGTGCCGAACACGCCGCTGCGCACCGAGACCCTGGACCGGCTGGAAGCCGCCGGGCTCGACCCGCACCTCATCGACCGAGTCGGGTGGTGA
- a CDS encoding TadE family protein produces MTTTAPRRRRDRGAASVELVLATPLLGLLLMAAVQFALWQHASHMAQAAANEGVQIARAYGSSAAAGRSDTEALLADLSGGVLSGTSVSASRSATTATITITGRAEAVIPGLSFPIKVTVTAPVERIPANPATPA; encoded by the coding sequence GTGACCACTACGGCGCCCCGACGCCGGCGCGACCGAGGGGCGGCCAGCGTCGAGTTGGTGCTGGCTACTCCTCTGCTCGGCCTGCTGCTGATGGCCGCCGTCCAGTTCGCCCTCTGGCAGCACGCCAGCCACATGGCACAGGCCGCCGCCAACGAAGGTGTGCAGATCGCGCGGGCGTACGGCAGCAGCGCCGCCGCCGGACGATCCGACACCGAGGCACTGCTGGCCGACCTGTCCGGCGGCGTCCTGTCCGGCACCTCCGTCAGTGCCAGCCGCAGCGCCACCACCGCCACGATCACGATCACCGGCCGAGCCGAAGCCGTGATCCCCGGTCTGTCCTTCCCGATCAAAGTCACCGTCACCGCGCCGGTCGAGCGGATTCCGGCAAATCCAGCAACCCCCGCGTAA
- a CDS encoding SAF domain-containing protein — protein MVQLQGDARIQVLAIARAVAAGQPLTADDLKAVRIVPDPSVPLVKAVEVDQVIGRSPAVPLAPGTLLAESQLGPASWPATGQAVVAAVFKPGAVPAGLAPGSHALVVTVAKSDVTGTSAATSTPQPVAGTVVDITEGTDGTGTTIVSLLLARADATKLAGAGTDMSLVLVAS, from the coding sequence GTGGTCCAGCTTCAGGGCGACGCCCGGATCCAGGTGCTGGCGATTGCTCGCGCGGTGGCCGCAGGACAACCACTGACCGCCGACGACTTGAAGGCTGTTCGCATCGTGCCCGACCCCAGCGTGCCGCTGGTCAAAGCTGTCGAGGTTGACCAGGTCATCGGCCGAAGTCCGGCGGTTCCGCTGGCGCCCGGCACGCTGCTCGCGGAGTCCCAGCTCGGCCCGGCGTCCTGGCCTGCCACTGGTCAGGCCGTTGTCGCTGCGGTGTTCAAGCCTGGCGCTGTCCCGGCAGGACTGGCCCCCGGCAGCCACGCGCTGGTCGTCACCGTCGCCAAGAGCGACGTCACCGGAACCTCCGCCGCGACCTCGACACCGCAACCGGTCGCCGGGACCGTCGTCGACATCACCGAGGGCACTGACGGCACCGGCACAACGATCGTGTCGCTGCTGCTGGCCCGCGCCGACGCGACGAAGCTCGCCGGGGCGGGAACAGACATGTCTCTGGTCCTGGTGGCGAGCTGA
- a CDS encoding type II secretion system F family protein: MTIYARPFIPSEDAGQLAVLGRPFAPLLERLGLPRAKVRADLGICGRDPRRHLAEQAAMAMLGFLLPPAFVALVTLGGTPIGWQLPVWASLILGALGAFVPDLVVASEAVKRRAELREAVSEMLDLVVISLAGGAGVDQALRDATTESEGWAQTALRQAVEAAHLRRVPPWQTLGALGETAGLTALAELSAALAMAGSEGARIKSTLSARSSALMTHQLAEAEAAAASATERMVLPLVCLLGGFLIFLIFPAFATILGAF, translated from the coding sequence ATGACGATCTACGCGCGGCCGTTTATCCCGTCTGAGGACGCGGGACAGCTGGCCGTGCTGGGGCGGCCGTTCGCTCCGCTGCTGGAGCGGCTCGGCTTGCCACGTGCGAAGGTCCGCGCCGACCTGGGGATCTGCGGCCGAGATCCCCGCCGGCACCTGGCCGAGCAAGCCGCGATGGCGATGCTGGGCTTCCTTCTACCCCCGGCGTTCGTCGCTCTGGTCACGCTCGGCGGCACGCCGATCGGCTGGCAACTGCCGGTCTGGGCCTCGCTGATCCTGGGCGCGCTCGGCGCGTTCGTGCCGGATCTCGTTGTAGCGTCCGAAGCCGTCAAGCGCCGCGCTGAACTGCGGGAAGCCGTCTCGGAAATGCTCGACCTGGTCGTGATCTCGCTGGCCGGTGGCGCGGGCGTAGATCAAGCGCTCCGTGACGCCACCACCGAATCCGAGGGATGGGCGCAGACCGCCCTGCGGCAGGCCGTCGAAGCGGCTCACCTGCGGCGGGTCCCGCCGTGGCAGACCCTCGGTGCGCTCGGCGAGACCGCCGGGCTGACCGCCCTGGCCGAGTTGTCGGCTGCACTGGCGATGGCGGGTAGTGAAGGCGCACGGATCAAGTCGACGCTGTCGGCCCGGTCGTCCGCGCTGATGACTCACCAGTTGGCCGAGGCCGAGGCCGCCGCCGCGTCGGCGACCGAACGGATGGTGCTGCCGCTGGTCTGCCTGCTCGGCGGGTTCCTGATCTTTCTAATCTTCCCTGCTTTCGCCACGATTCTCGGCGCTTTCTAG
- a CDS encoding pilus assembly protein, with protein MYSNIEDPGACAGQRSDRRRRTGIRSGSLRRRFPAGDRGSITSELAVFVVPFLILMAMFIVFCGRAASVSIDAHAVAAAAARAAADAPTAGAARTAASRAANAMAFGSKFTCTATTDTGQFRRGGSVTVRAACVLPMADLGIPSLGGTKTAHATATEPIDIYRAGT; from the coding sequence ATGTATTCGAACATCGAAGACCCTGGTGCGTGTGCGGGGCAACGATCCGATCGGCGACGCAGGACGGGGATAAGGTCCGGTTCGCTTCGCCGACGGTTCCCGGCCGGCGACCGTGGCTCGATCACGAGCGAACTCGCGGTGTTCGTCGTGCCGTTCCTCATCCTCATGGCGATGTTCATCGTGTTCTGCGGCCGGGCAGCCTCGGTGTCGATCGACGCTCACGCCGTGGCTGCCGCTGCGGCCCGTGCCGCCGCCGACGCTCCGACGGCGGGAGCCGCACGTACGGCCGCCAGCCGGGCCGCCAACGCGATGGCCTTCGGCAGCAAGTTCACCTGTACCGCGACGACCGACACCGGCCAATTCCGGCGGGGCGGGTCCGTCACCGTCCGCGCCGCATGCGTCCTGCCCATGGCGGATCTCGGCATCCCCAGCCTCGGCGGGACCAAGACCGCCCACGCCACCGCGACCGAACCTATCGACATTTACCGGGCGGGGACATGA